One Setaria viridis chromosome 7, Setaria_viridis_v4.0, whole genome shotgun sequence genomic region harbors:
- the LOC117862947 gene encoding uncharacterized protein, whose protein sequence is MRSEVIEADTIDAAAEQILNELSKDTTRRSSRSRENVIYFDGWDGLGASAVLRTVAQRLAASASDEQPAPDGVQFHHIIHIDCSKWESRRAVQRAIAEQLKLPARVMEMLDRQDEDDDFHGLAEGSRAEIPQVVTEIYEFIQNHRFVVIFLNGSCEEVDLTKFGLPLYGYTSNKMLWTFRGRFRLNPRMEIDGAVKSTGVTDVFFTASRHEQDPQVHWSYLVRQEAADLIARKITDTAGGIMYSPAQVEDCFLYMLKLCLMTGGHHSIDYDLTTHGCNYWICDGIIQQGDDGDDGAWRAADDLQQEMRLDVECYHQYLSPHMLRRAETMPYWTSPSYGYLLSPANGDIFQHLNKPIDVLKLSHCSFSFSSPPFLCCHNLRFLWLEHCQDQAIGTDGAADKEQVIQRCFQRLWVLDVRYTRCDWILSARTLDFMAQLKELNVMGAQGWDMGQLQGRLPNIRKLRVTKSTVGCSNCSENNLIFLGMNKMELLEFSGNRTTMPGVANIPEMSTSNNCLETVIIIDGCVGIQKFSFRGCAKLKHILLSGLFEDLRILDLSGTAIKTLDLNAMIVRNLDELFLDGCEKLCAILWPPEDRRKSHLQKLHIDTTQSAAASLLAPGRDEKSMEGRNTTTRVRRRSSASLSVAHGGRLPSEFYWCIWVRDARLLRSLVPLEKSYFYSRDVHMEISSPAVALGSASKEAVDSRSSMKQGKDNSTYTDVVDSFKDRMLLQASQGDGDAPTLTGICPCPDMPSLEASNCYVHMQDRGQPRSTESLQEGEETSTIITMPDLICRNARILHVHDSLSITSIPGHAPAMSSTWYYLRWCRVERCPKLGCVFTTPQLEGSGDEPIFFYLSTFWASQLPKARYIWNWSRTLAFDIRSRSFEDLTILHLDLCPRIIHVLPLAMPMVERSLGSLVTLEIVWCGNLEVVFPLYTDADGSHQHQEQSIITVELGKLERIHLHELPKLQGICGRWMISAPMLETVKIRGCWSLKRLPFVSSGGSKKVECDCEKEWWEKLEWDMGANHHPSLYKPIHSRYYKKTMLRGSVLT, encoded by the exons ATGCGTTCTGAG GTCATCGAGGCTGACACGATCGACGCGGCTGCTGAACAAATCCTGAATGAGCTCAGCAAGGACACTACGAGGCGAAGCAGCAGAAGCAGAGAGAATGTCATCTACTTCGACGGCTGGGACGGCCTGGGGGCATCCGCCGTCCTCCGAACGGTTGCCCAACGCCTGGCCGCATCAGCCTCTGATGAGCAACCAGCTCCGGACGGCGTGCagtttcatcacatcatccACATCGACTGCTCAAAGTGGGAGAGCAGGAGAGCAGTGCAGAGGGCGATAGCAGAGCAGCTTAAGCTTCCTGCTCGGGTAATGGAGATGCTCGACAGGCAAGATGAGGACGACGATTTCCATGGGCTGGCAGAGGGGTCCCGTGCCGAGATACCGCAGGTCGTCACAGAGATCTACGAATTCATACAGAACCATAGGTTTGTGGTGATCTTTCTGAACGGGAGCTGCGAGGAAGTTGATCTGACCAAGTTTGGCTTACCCCTGTATGGATACACTAGCAACAAGATGCTGTGGACATTTCGTGGGAGGTTCCGGCTCAACCCCAGGATGGAAATCGACGGGGCCGTCAAGAGCACAGGAGTGACCGATGTTTTCTTCACGGCCTCACGCCATGAGCAAGATCCACAGGTGCACTGGTCCTACCTTGTGCGTCAAGAGGCTGCGGATCTCATTGCACGCAAGATTACCGATACTGCAGGCGGCATCATGTATTCCCCGGCGCAAGTTGAAGACTGCTTCTTGTACATGCTAAAGCTTTGTCTCATGACAGGCGGACACCATTCCATCGACTATGATTTGACCACCCATGGCTGTAACTACTGGATATGTGATGGCATCATACAACAGGgagatgatggtgatgatggaGCATGGCGAGCTGCTGATGATCTGCAGCAGGAGATGCGATTGGATGTGGAATGTTACCACCAATATTTGTCTCCTCACATGTTAAGGCGTGCTGAAACCATGCCATACTGGACTTCACCATCTTATGGGTATCTGTTGAGCCCAGCCAACGGAGACATTTTCCAACACTTGAACAAACCTATTGATGTGCTCAAGCTCTCGCACTGCAGCTTCAGCTTCTCATCACCTCCATTCCTCTGCTGCCACAACCTTAGGTTTCTATGGCTCGAGCACTGTCAAGACCAAGCAATCGGCACAGACGGAGCTGCAGATAAGGAGCAAGTCATCCAGCGGTGTTTCCAGCGGCTGTGGGTGTTGGACGTGCGTTACACGCGCTGTGATTGGATCTTGTCCGCACGGACGCTTGATTTCATGGCTCAACTCAAGGAGCTAAATGTGATGGGAGCCCAGGGCTGGGACATGGGCCAGCTGCAGGGGCGTCTCCCTAACATCCGCAAGCTCCGAGTAACAAAGTCAACAGTCGGCTGCAGTAATTGTTCAGAAAACAACTTGATCTTCTTGGGGATGAACAAGATGGAGCTCCTTGAGTTTTCTGGAAATCGTACTACCATGCCAGGTGTGGCAAACATACCGGAGATGAGCACCAGCAACAACTGCCTTGAGACTGTCATCATTATTGACGGGTGTGTTGGGATACAAAAGTTCTCCTTCAGAGGATGTGCTAAGCTAAAGCATATATTGTTGAGTGGATTGTTTGAGGATCTCCGCATCCTAGACTTGTCGGGCACAGCTATCAAGACGCTGGATCTCAATGCCATGATAGTTCGAAACCTTGATGAGCTCTTCCTAGATGGCTGCGAGAAGCTCTGTGCAATCCTGTGGCCACCAGAAGACAGAAGGAAAAGCCATTTGCAGAAGCTGCACATCGACACCACACAGTCAGCTGCGGCATCATTATTGGCACCAGGCCGGGATGAAAAGTCCATGGAGGGTCGTAACACTACCACCAGAGTCAGGAGAAGATCATCAGCATCATTATCTGTGGCCCATGGCGGTCGATTACCCTCTGAATTTTATTGGTGCATATGGGTAAGAGATGCAAGGCTCCTCAGGTCACTTGTGCCCCTTGAAAAAAGCTATTTTTATAGTAGGGATGTACACATGGAGATTTCCTCTCCTGCCGTTGCTTTAGGTTCTGCAAGCAAGGAAGCAGTCGATAGCAGGAGCAGTATGAAGCAAGGTAAAGATAATTCGACGTATACAGATGTTGTAGACAGCTTCAAAGACCGTATGCTGCTGCAAGCAAGCCAAGGCGATGGTGATGCACCAACGCTCACAGGGATATGTCCGTGCCCAGATATGCCTTCCTTGGAGGCCAGTAACTGCTACGTGCACATGCAAGACCGCGGACAGCCGAGAAGCACCGAATCACTGCAGGAGGGTGAAGAAACAAGTACTATTATTACCATGCCAGATCTGATCTGTCGGAATGCTCGCATACTGCACGTGCATGATAGCTTGTCCATCACCAGTATCCCAGGCCATGCACCTGCGATGAGTTCAACATGGTATTATCTACGTTGGTGCCGAGTCGAGCGGTGCCCCAAGTTGGGATGTGTATTTACCACTCCTCAATTAGAAGGGAGCGGTGACGAGCCCATCTTTTTCTACCTGAGCACATTCTGGGCATCACAGCTCCCTAAAGCACGCTACATCTGGAATTGGAGCAGAACATTGGCATTCGACATTCGGAGTCGATCATTTGAGGATCTTACGATACTGCACCTAGACTTGTGCCCCAGAATAATACATGTGCTCCCCTTGGCCATGCCAATGGTCGAACGCAGTTTAGGCAGCCTAGTGACCCTCGAGATTGTGTGGTGTGGGAATCTCGAGGTTGTCTTCCCCTTGTACACCGATGCTGATGGGAGCCACCAACATCAGGAGCAATCAATAATTACGGTGGAATTAGGGAAGCTGGAGCGCATCCACCTGCACGAGCTGCCCAAGCTACAGGGCATCTGCGGGCGCTGGATGATCTCTGCTCCCATGCTTGAGACCGTCAAGATCAGGGGCTGCTGGAGCCTCAAGCGCCTGCCGTTCGTCAGCAGCGGCGGGAGCAAGAAGGTGGAGTGCGACTGCGAGAAGGAATGGTGGGAGAAGCTAGAGTGGGACATGGGCGCCAACCACCATCCTTCCCTGTACAAACCGATCCACTCGCGGTATTACAAGAAGACCATGCTCAGGGGTTCCGTGCTCACCTGA